In Pseudomonas sp. p1(2021b), the genomic window CGCAGAAGGTGCCGAGGCGCACGGTGTACCCGTGCTCTTCGAGCAGCAGGGCGCGATCGAGCACCAGCCACAACTCCAGCGGCCGGCGGAACAGGTTGCGCACCAGTTCCAGGTTGCGCACCTCGGCCAGGCGTTGCCAGCCGGCAGCCTCCAGCGCCGCCCAGTTCGGTTCGCCGTTGATGTCCACGTTCCTGAGTTCGGCCAGGTCGCGGCAATAGCTTGCGAATGGCTTTTCCAGCCAGGCGGTCGGAAGCGACGGTGTGGGCAAGTACTCGTCGCACTGGCGCTGCTCGCGTTGCAGCAGGTCGAACCCCAGGCGCCGGGCCATGGACATGTCCCGTTGGTGCCGTACGCGCAGGCTCGAGGTGACGGCTTCGTTCAAGGGCAGGCCGAGGTCGGCCACGTCCAGTCGCAGTTTCGAGGCCTGGGCGGCTGTGGATAACGGTTGGTAGCGCTCGCCGTGGATGCGGTTGTAGCAGCAGGGCGCTACGGCCAATTGGCGGCAGCCTTTCTGGCTGGCGAGCTGCAGGAGGCGCACATGCAGCTCGCCGCAGGCATGCAGGGCGATCACGCTCTGGTGTGCTTGCAGTTGGTCGGCGCTGTTATCGGCCAGTACGTCCTGTTGCACATGGGTGGCCGGCAGCTGGTGATGGTCGCTCAGCGCCTGGCCGGCGGCGACCAGCGTGGCGTCGTATTCCAGGCAGGTCAGGTGTTGCCCTGGCTGAAGCAGGCGACGGCCCAGGTGGCCTTTGCCGGAGCACCAGTCCAGCCATTGGTGGGTGCGCTCGCGAAACGTCAGGCGGCGGCTGAAGGCTTCGATCTGCTGCCATTTGCGGCCAGGCACATGCACGTCCAGGCGATGCCCGGCCGGAGGCAGGCCGGCGTCGGGCAGCTCGCCGATGGCGGCCAGGCGCCTGGCTTGCTCGGCGAGTTGGGGAAACGGGGCGGGCGCCGGGAGCTGTTCGGGGTGGTGCTGGAAGGCCTCGGCGTCTTCCAGGGAGCGCTGGCGAAGCCAGGTGGAGAGTTCGGGATGCTCGGCCTCCCAGGCCAGGCGCAGCTGGGTGAAGGGGCGTGGGTGCCAGAGATGCTGGTGCTCGACCAGGAAGCGGTCCAGGGCGTGAAAGCGTTCGAGGAGTTGGTCGGCTTGCAGGAAGGGAGGTGTGTTCATGGGAGCACCGGAGCGCAAATCGAAAAAGGGCCGCTGTGCGGCCCTTCGTCATGGATGTGGGATCGTTCTCATCGCCCTTGGCAGGCGTCCACGCGTAACCAGCGCTCCAACACCTTGAAACCCTGGACCAGCACGAAGGAAATGACCAGGTAGAACACCCCGGCGGCGAAGAAAATCTCCACCGGCAGGTAGGTACGGGCAATGATGGTCCGCGCCATGCCGGTCAGTTCCAGCAAGGTGACGGTACTGGCCAGGGCACTGGCCTTGAGCATCAGGATCACCTCGTTGCTGTAGGCCGGCAGGCCGATGCGTGTGGCACGCGGCAGCATGATGTAGAACAGCGTCTTGCCCCGCGACATCCCCAGCGCTCGGGCGGCCTCGATCTCGCCTTTGGGGATGGCCTGCAGTGCGCCACGCAGGATCTCGGCGATGTAGGCGGCCGTGTGCAGGGTCATGGTCAGCACGGTGCACCAGAACGGATCGCGCAGGTACGGCCACAGCGAACTGGTGCGCACCAGGTCGAATTGCGCCAGGCCGTAGTACACCAGGAACAGCTGCACCAGCAGCGGGGTGCCCCGGAAGAAGAAGATGTAGCCGAAGGGCAGGGCGCGTACGTACCAGTGCCGCGAGGAGCGGGCGATACCCAGCGGGATGG contains:
- a CDS encoding methyltransferase — encoded protein: MNTPPFLQADQLLERFHALDRFLVEHQHLWHPRPFTQLRLAWEAEHPELSTWLRQRSLEDAEAFQHHPEQLPAPAPFPQLAEQARRLAAIGELPDAGLPPAGHRLDVHVPGRKWQQIEAFSRRLTFRERTHQWLDWCSGKGHLGRRLLQPGQHLTCLEYDATLVAAGQALSDHHQLPATHVQQDVLADNSADQLQAHQSVIALHACGELHVRLLQLASQKGCRQLAVAPCCYNRIHGERYQPLSTAAQASKLRLDVADLGLPLNEAVTSSLRVRHQRDMSMARRLGFDLLQREQRQCDEYLPTPSLPTAWLEKPFASYCRDLAELRNVDINGEPNWAALEAAGWQRLAEVRNLELVRNLFRRPLELWLVLDRALLLEEHGYTVRLGTFCDYPLTPRNLLLLAERDEPSQPT
- a CDS encoding ABC transporter permease, producing the protein MNWEVIIKWLPRLAQGATLTLELVAIAVIAGLILAIPLGIARSSRHWYVRALPFGYIFFFRGTPLLVQLFLVYYGLAQFDLVRTSSLWPYLRDPFWCTVLTMTLHTAAYIAEILRGALQAIPKGEIEAARALGMSRGKTLFYIMLPRATRIGLPAYSNEVILMLKASALASTVTLLELTGMARTIIARTYLPVEIFFAAGVFYLVISFVLVQGFKVLERWLRVDACQGR